A single genomic interval of Acetobacteraceae bacterium harbors:
- a CDS encoding aldo/keto reductase, which yields MKTRDGARVAPLGMSTWSLGDSRVTYKEEITCLHEGLDAGLTMIDTAEIYGNWRSETLIGDVMAERRQDAFLVSKIMPNHATFEETQRHCRVSLERLKTDYLDLYLLHWRGHIPLHETIEAMEKLKSDGLIRHWGVSNFDVEDMEEVVALTPDCACNQVLYNVRNRGTEFELLSKLEAHRIKAVACPPWA from the coding sequence ATGAAAACACGCGACGGCGCGCGCGTTGCGCCGCTCGGTATGAGCACGTGGTCCCTCGGTGACTCCAGAGTGACTTATAAAGAGGAGATCACCTGCCTTCATGAGGGGCTGGATGCAGGTCTGACCATGATCGATACCGCCGAGATCTATGGAAATTGGCGGTCCGAAACGCTGATCGGTGACGTCATGGCGGAGAGGCGGCAGGATGCGTTTCTCGTCAGTAAAATCATGCCGAACCATGCGACGTTCGAAGAGACACAACGCCATTGCCGCGTCTCCCTTGAGCGCCTGAAGACGGATTACCTCGATCTCTATCTGCTTCACTGGCGCGGGCATATTCCGCTACACGAAACGATCGAAGCGATGGAAAAACTGAAGTCGGACGGACTGATCCGCCATTGGGGCGTCTCAAATTTCGATGTCGAGGATATGGAAGAAGTCGTGGCTCTAACGCCGGATTGCGCCTGTAACCAGGTCCTCTATAACGTTCGAAATCGCGGGACGGAATTTGAGCTTCTGTCGAAGCTGGAGGCACATCGCATCAAGGCGGTTGCTTGCCCCCCTTGGGCATGA
- a CDS encoding Plug domain-containing protein — protein MRQHILPRRPVKWGYGMGLRGHEHIKVKARTDALARQSEIGGRLGLSLQHNPATIDVVSHDLMASRGYMKSTDAAAAAPGVTWGGAPGNPSQFVVRGFLSNQINVLRDGIYLGPSTMVTRPFNSFNLDSMQVMQGPASQRPLRKTWRRGLISAEHRRMDMWKVQRRIVMT, from the coding sequence ATGCGGCAACACATCCTGCCCCGCCGCCCCGTCAAATGGGGATACGGGATGGGTTTGCGGGGGCATGAGCATATTAAAGTTAAAGCACGCACGGATGCTCTTGCCCGGCAATCTGAAATCGGGGGTCGCCTCGGGCTAAGTCTTCAACATAATCCAGCGACAATCGACGTCGTCAGTCATGATTTGATGGCGTCACGCGGATATATGAAATCGACTGACGCCGCGGCGGCGGCCCCGGGCGTGACGTGGGGCGGTGCGCCGGGCAACCCCAGTCAGTTTGTGGTGCGGGGTTTTCTGTCCAATCAGATCAACGTTCTGCGTGACGGCATTTATCTTGGTCCGTCGACGATGGTGACGCGTCCTTTCAACAGCTTCAATCTCGACTCCATGCAGGTCATGCAGGGACCGGCATCTCAACGCCCATTGCGAAAAACCTGGCGGCGCGGATTGATTTCAGCCGAACATCGTCGGATGGATATGTGGAAGGTGCAACGCCGCATAGTAATGACCTGA
- a CDS encoding TonB-dependent receptor — MLHSANGLGVTRGILWKNYNIRNPVADFVSAMPTLHMTWQPNHALEFHNKTYFYYAKRRWENAENYNYVAANGITDGAGQPIAPERIARDRFYVYQSQYQVGDTLNLTYKNRIFSRPNRFVLGGDAYYLRFIRNAGASPTPYMDSVGIDQTNAGAFGPFPGQFPHSKSPATLTDAAIFMEDVWTVLPKLRIVIGARYDWLTVNRQNYRQCG; from the coding sequence GTGCTGCACAGCGCCAATGGGTTGGGCGTCACGCGCGGCATTTTGTGGAAGAATTATAATATTCGCAACCCGGTCGCGGACTTCGTAAGCGCCATGCCGACCCTGCATATGACATGGCAGCCGAACCACGCCCTCGAATTCCATAATAAGACCTATTTTTATTACGCAAAACGGCGCTGGGAAAATGCGGAAAATTACAATTATGTCGCTGCAAACGGGATAACCGACGGTGCGGGGCAGCCAATCGCGCCGGAGCGGATCGCGCGGGATCGATTTTATGTCTATCAAAGTCAGTATCAAGTCGGCGATACGCTGAACCTGACCTATAAAAACCGCATTTTCTCCCGCCCTAATCGGTTTGTGTTGGGTGGTGACGCTTATTATCTGCGCTTCATCCGCAATGCGGGGGCGTCGCCAACGCCTTACATGGATAGTGTCGGCATTGATCAGACAAATGCGGGCGCTTTCGGCCCGTTTCCGGGGCAGTTTCCTCATTCGAAGTCGCCAGCGACCCTCACCGACGCCGCCATTTTCATGGAGGATGTCTGGACGGTTCTCCCCAAACTCCGCATCGTCATCGGTGCCCGCTACGATTGGCTGACGGTGAACCGGCAGAATTATCGCCAATGCGGGTGA
- a CDS encoding TonB-dependent receptor yields MRLDRHWRFDANLAYTDAHYGAGFQSSPGVDASFKQVPDVPGMTANLWGVWSHPRDLPIEFGVDMQYVSARKGNYTNTLTLNDYALVNIYAAWDVYKNIRLYGRIDNLGDKRFVQWADTSYPSEVIIGTPRTFSFNMQAQF; encoded by the coding sequence TTGCGTCTTGACCGGCATTGGCGCTTCGATGCCAATCTCGCTTACACAGACGCGCATTATGGCGCGGGCTTCCAGTCATCGCCGGGCGTCGACGCGTCCTTCAAGCAAGTGCCTGATGTGCCTGGCATGACGGCAAATCTCTGGGGTGTATGGTCTCACCCGAGAGATCTGCCGATTGAATTCGGGGTCGACATGCAATATGTCTCAGCGCGAAAAGGGAATTACACGAATACGCTGACCCTCAATGATTACGCGCTCGTCAATATTTATGCGGCGTGGGATGTGTATAAAAACATCCGCCTCTATGGCCGCATCGATAATCTTGGCGATAAACGTTTCGTGCAATGGGCGGATACAAGTTACCCATCAGAAGTCATTATCGGGACGCCAAGGACCTTTTCCTTCAATATGCAGGCACAATTTTGA
- a CDS encoding ABC transporter ATP-binding protein, translated as MTLPFIRMDVTRDGQSRAILQPFRAEIAEGAHIGAIGPNGAGKTTFLRALSGLDRSPHISVAIDGQNLSDMPRQQIARLIAFLPQSDEADGTFRVRDYISLARLAVPGWHEGLMQAAAATCGITDLLDRQLGALSGGEHQKIMLARCLAQQPRILLLDEPTNHLDVASRIKILHLLRDLPITVICVLHDLALVSEFASQLLLFDKGALIEKPRHDAVFQSDDFRTALGLSATEIDVMVGGGDMSSRRTHERLASRLPYSVPLPDDAGGGRGAVPISPHHLQLRRGYSHSAEATLCNLPRREYRGDGFRPASPE; from the coding sequence TTGACATTGCCGTTCATCAGAATGGACGTCACGAGGGATGGTCAATCACGCGCCATTCTTCAGCCTTTCCGGGCGGAAATTGCTGAAGGCGCGCATATCGGGGCGATCGGTCCAAATGGTGCGGGCAAAACGACGTTTCTGCGCGCTCTCTCTGGGCTGGATCGCAGCCCGCATATCTCGGTCGCGATTGACGGTCAGAATCTATCGGACATGCCCCGCCAGCAAATCGCACGGCTGATTGCCTTCCTGCCTCAGAGTGATGAGGCCGATGGGACATTTCGGGTCAGGGATTACATTTCCCTCGCGCGACTGGCCGTGCCGGGTTGGCATGAGGGCTTGATGCAGGCAGCCGCCGCTACGTGCGGCATCACCGACCTGCTGGATCGTCAGCTGGGCGCTTTATCGGGCGGAGAACATCAGAAAATTATGCTGGCGCGATGCCTCGCGCAACAACCCCGCATCCTTTTGCTGGATGAGCCGACGAACCATCTGGATGTAGCGTCTCGGATAAAAATCCTCCATCTGCTCCGGGACCTGCCCATCACCGTCATCTGCGTCCTGCATGATCTCGCTCTCGTGTCGGAATTCGCGTCTCAATTATTGCTTTTTGACAAAGGTGCTCTCATTGAAAAACCGCGTCATGACGCGGTTTTTCAATCTGATGATTTCAGGACGGCGTTAGGCTTGTCCGCCACGGAAATCGATGTGATGGTGGGAGGTGGGGATATGTCTTCGCGCCGCACCCATGAGAGGCTGGCGAGCCGCCTTCCTTACTCTGTTCCTCTTCCTGACGATGCGGGAGGCGGACGCGGCGCCGTCCCAATATCCCCTCACCATCTCCAATTGCGGCGAGGATATTCTCATTCCGCGGAAGCCACATTGTGCAATCTTCCACGACGTGAATATCGCGGAGATGGGTTTCGCCCTGCATCTCCAGAATGA